One part of the Polyodon spathula isolate WHYD16114869_AA unplaced genomic scaffold, ASM1765450v1 scaffolds_3968, whole genome shotgun sequence genome encodes these proteins:
- the LOC121312561 gene encoding membrane progestin receptor gamma-B-like gives MLLNLILHSVITQQDNSRFPELERPKLSKALRTLAFAYPYMFDNIPLFYRIFLCSGEGCTDNETNALHYRHTALAFLTCFLFTTHLPERLAPGSFDFFGHSHQLFHICAVLGTHFQMEAIMMDKTIRRAWLLNHAPATTFTGTVAAVLACVALNLCVILAFSLATCWKPDSKKLRQEKATTTLYNQKAL, from the exons ATGCTGCTGAATTTGATATTACATTCTGTGATAACACAGCAGGATAATTCAAG GTTTCCAGAACTGGAAAGACCGAAGCTGAGTAAAGCCCTTCGCACGCTGGCCTTCGCATACCCCTACATGTTCGACAACATTCCATTATTCTACAGG ATATTCCTGTGCTCTGGAGAGGGCTGCACTGACAACGAGACGAACGCCCTGCACTACAGACACACAGCCCTCGCCTTCCTCACCTGCTTCCTCTTCACTACGCACCTCCCCGAGAGACTCGCGCCCGGGAGTTTCGACTTCTTCG gACACAGTCACCAGCTTTTCCATATCTGTGCAGTTCTTGGCACACATTTCCAGATGGAGGCTATAATGATGGACAAGACGATCCGACGTGCCTGGCTCCTGAACCACGCTCCCGCCACCACTTTCACAGGGACTGTAGCTGCTGTTCTAGCCTGTGTCGCATTAAACCTCTGCGTGATCCTCGCGTTCTCCTTGGCCACGTGCTGGAAACCAGACTCCAAGAAACTGAGACAAGAAAAGGCCACTACCACGCTGTATAATCAGAAAGCTTTATGA